A window from Chitinophaga filiformis encodes these proteins:
- the asnB gene encoding asparagine synthase (glutamine-hydrolyzing), whose protein sequence is MCGITGIIYNNRQQTVDEHILRRMAGKMEHRGPDDATSYTDGHVGFGFRRLSIIDLAHGQQPFFSADESIVMICNGEIYNYKALRADLQARGHIFRSACDVEVILHLYREYGTGFLNMLNGQFAFALYDKNKQTLFFARDHFGICPLFYSQQEHVFLFGSEMKALLEFPGMPRDVDLGGLDQVFSFPANIAPVTMFKHIRSLQPGYYGLYSNGKLELHEYWDLEYPEEAHISEERTESYYIEQLDELLQQSVRYRMHADVPVGFYLSGGLDSSIIGATMRSLKNGRDFSSFSICFSGSPDNKEINEQRYQRLMSEHIGSMHHEVEFNWKDLDNKLKQVVYFSEAPLKETYNVCSLALSGKAKDQQIKVILSGEGADELFGGYAGYKFDYQRAKNGVVKDLDYLMEDQVRKTLWGNEDFIYEKNEYEFKSTKEALYSAGVNDVYSQFDCLRRPAVAHKRLQNRHIFHQRSYVDFKLRLAGHLIADHGDRMTLANNVEGRYPFLDVPLVEFVRQIPPGLMLKNMKEKYILKRLADKYVPREIIDREKFGFVAPGSPQLLKNNNEWVNDLLSYDYIKRRGYFNPDTVERLKAMYTHKDFILTPPYDMDLLIIILTFNIFSEVFEVPSL, encoded by the coding sequence ATGTGCGGTATAACCGGGATCATTTACAATAACAGGCAGCAGACCGTTGATGAGCATATATTAAGACGGATGGCAGGAAAGATGGAACATCGCGGACCAGACGATGCCACCAGTTATACAGACGGGCATGTCGGCTTTGGCTTCCGCCGTCTCAGTATTATAGACCTCGCACACGGGCAACAGCCTTTCTTCAGTGCAGACGAAAGCATCGTGATGATCTGCAATGGGGAGATCTATAACTACAAAGCCTTAAGGGCTGACCTGCAGGCCAGGGGGCATATATTCCGTTCTGCATGCGATGTAGAGGTGATCCTTCACCTGTACCGCGAATATGGAACCGGATTCCTGAATATGCTGAACGGGCAGTTTGCATTTGCCCTGTATGATAAGAATAAACAGACACTATTCTTTGCGAGGGACCATTTCGGTATTTGTCCCTTGTTCTATAGTCAGCAGGAACACGTGTTCCTGTTCGGATCCGAAATGAAAGCGCTGCTGGAATTCCCCGGTATGCCCAGGGATGTGGACCTCGGCGGGCTTGACCAGGTATTTTCTTTCCCGGCCAATATAGCGCCTGTCACCATGTTCAAACACATACGAAGCCTGCAGCCGGGATACTATGGTTTGTACAGCAATGGTAAGCTGGAGCTACATGAGTACTGGGACCTGGAATACCCCGAAGAAGCGCATATCTCTGAAGAGAGAACGGAATCTTATTACATAGAACAGCTGGATGAGTTGTTACAGCAATCTGTCAGGTACCGTATGCATGCCGATGTGCCGGTTGGTTTTTACCTGAGCGGAGGTCTTGATTCGTCTATTATCGGCGCTACCATGCGCAGCCTGAAGAACGGCAGGGACTTCAGTTCTTTTTCCATTTGTTTTTCCGGCTCGCCCGACAATAAGGAGATCAATGAACAGCGCTATCAGCGGCTCATGAGTGAGCACATCGGCTCCATGCATCACGAGGTGGAGTTCAACTGGAAAGACCTGGACAATAAGTTGAAACAGGTGGTATACTTTTCCGAAGCGCCACTGAAAGAAACCTATAATGTTTGTTCGCTGGCATTGTCCGGAAAAGCAAAGGACCAGCAGATCAAAGTGATCCTGTCAGGAGAAGGGGCTGATGAACTGTTTGGCGGATATGCAGGTTATAAGTTTGACTACCAGCGTGCGAAGAACGGCGTTGTAAAAGACCTGGACTACCTGATGGAAGACCAGGTAAGAAAAACCTTGTGGGGGAATGAAGACTTCATCTACGAGAAGAATGAATATGAATTTAAAAGCACCAAAGAAGCGCTTTATTCCGCAGGCGTTAATGATGTGTACAGCCAGTTTGATTGCCTCCGCCGGCCTGCGGTAGCACATAAGCGTTTACAGAACAGGCATATTTTCCACCAGCGTTCTTATGTAGACTTTAAACTCAGACTGGCGGGGCACCTCATCGCTGATCATGGCGACAGGATGACGCTGGCCAATAACGTAGAAGGGCGTTATCCCTTCCTGGACGTACCACTGGTAGAATTTGTGCGGCAGATACCTCCGGGGCTGATGCTGAAGAATATGAAGGAGAAGTATATTCTCAAACGACTGGCAGATAAATATGTGCCAAGGGAAATTATCGACCGTGAGAAGTTTGGGTTTGTGGCGCCTGGTAGTCCGCAGTTACTGAAGAATAACAATGAATGGGTGAACGACCTGTTGTCTTACGACTACATCAAAAGAAGAGGATATTTCAACCCCGATACGGTAGAAAGGTTGAAGGCCATGTATACGCATAAGGACTTTATCCTTACCCCGCCTTATGATATGGACCTGCTCATCATCATACTAACGTTCAACATATTCTCGGAGGTCTTTGAAGTGCCTTCTTTATAG